The following is a genomic window from Bordetella petrii.
CTGCGTGACCGGGAAGTGGCAGCGGTAGCTCAGCGGCTGGCCATGGAAACGGGCCTGACGTATCAGCCGCTGGGCGAAGATGGCCAGGCCGCCGGCGTCTACCGGCGTTCACTAATGCTGGCCAGCGGTCGCTACGCCATGCTGGACGATGGGCTGGGTTTTACGCTAGTGCCATGGCGGCCGGTACTGGCGCAGCGGCTGGGTGAATCCATGTCGGTCTCGATCGAGAATGGCCGGGCGACGTGGGAGTTAGGTAAACAGCGCGGCCGAGCATTGTGAGGCTAATGTCGGGGTTCGCTCTCAACCTGACGCGCCAACTCCAAATAGGCCTGCTCCAGATACTCCGCTTCAACATCTCGTGCGCCCATGGCTTCCAGGGCCTGTAGCAGCGACTCGGCCACAATTGTGTCCCCTTCCTTGCATGCGCGTTTGAACGCTGCAAGTACGTCGTCACCTAAGGTTGAAGCTGCTTTGTCCATGATTTAGCCCGCGAACTCTCACAGCACTCGCAAAAAAGAAGCCGCTCGGTCCATAAGTGACTAATTTCGTTTGGCCTTTTGAAGGCGATAATAATGGGTTCCACGATTCATTTACGTTTCGACCGCAGCAATTCCCGCCTCTTTCTCCGTAATCCCATTCCAGCCTTGTGAGATTGACCGAGCTACGGCCACGCACCTCACTTACGTGCTTTATTTGCTGTTTCCTGAAACGTCTTCAGCATTAACTAATCAAAAATTGCCCCATCATTCCAGCATCCTCGTGCTCAAGAATATGGCAGTGATACATAAATGGCGAACTCACCGCAGTCTGCGAAAACTTCACAAGCAACTCGACCGGCTCCTGAACTATGACCGTATCTCGGAGACCTTGATCACGGATGCCCGGGCTCGAGCCATTTCGACTCAGTACCTCAAAGTGAACACCGTGAATATGGAACGGATGCGCCATCATCTCACCTGAGACTTCCCAAATCTCGGTGTCTCCAAGTCGAATCCTTTCGTCAATCCGCGACATATCGAAAGCGCGGCCATTGATGCCGAACATTGTCATTCCGCCGCGCATTTGGCCTCCCATACCTATGTTCATTTCGAAACGACGCCGCCGAACGGCATTCGAAACGTTCGGGCGCTCCCAGCTGACAAGCTTGTCCGGCACGGCCTTCACCAGTGCCTCTCCTGACTGCGGTTCGAACCTGACAACCGTCTCGCGTCCGATACCACCCAGATTAGTGACGCCTGTCATTGTTCTCATCATCATCGACATGGTGTTGTCTGGCCCCGCTTCGAGCAGAGCGGGACGGCCATCAGAAAAATCAACAATAATCTCAGCCCGCTCGCCGGGAGCAAGCCTCAAAGAACGCAATTCCACTGGCCCTTCGAGTAGCCCGCCTTCGGACGCAATCCATTGAAATGACCGGCCATCGTCAAAGGCGAGATCAAAGTCTCTGGAGTTGGCCCCATTGACCAAGCGAAGCCGAACTAGACGACGTGGCACTCGAGCCACCGGATTGACGGTTCCGTTGACCATCAACGTATCGCCGCGTCGGCCGTGCATCATCGACATCATTCCTTGCGGGAGGACAAGCATCCCATCCTGGAATTGTCGATCCTGCAATACCAACGGAAGATCATCGACGCCATACTCAGACGGTAGTCCGAGCGCTCTTTCTTCGTCGTCAGAAACGATCAGGACGCCGGCCAGCCCGGCATAGACTTGCTCGGCGGTACGACCATGGGCATGCGAGTGATACCAGAGCGTCGCTGCAGGCTGACGAATGGGAAGCACGGGTCGCCACGTAGCACCTGGACGGATCGTCTGGTGTGGACCGCCATCAAGCTCTCCGGGAATGAGTAACCCATGCCAATGGACTGTTGTATCTTCGCGAAGGGAGTTGGTGACGGCAATTTGCACGTCATCACCGCGATGGACACGCAACGTCGGTCCAAGATAGCTGCCGTTATAGCCCAAGGTATCGCTTTCACGCCCGGAGTAGAAGGCTGTTCTGCCGGACTGCGCGGTCAGCACAATCGCTTGCCCCTTCGTGCGGGCATCAATCAGCTCAGGAATTCGTAACGCCGTTGAAGCGCTATTAGCCCTAGAAGGCCATAGGAGGGATCCCGCCAGGAACGAACCTCCTGCCAGGCCTGCCCCTGTGAGGAAAGATCGTCGGGTCAATGTCATAGCGAAGTTTTCTCAATTCCAGGCCATGCTTTGCACCCAGCTTTAAGTCAAAACGCTCACTGACAATTAGAAGGATGCTTCGCCCAGCCGATGCCTCGCCGCACTCCCATTGCTTCGGGGACATGTATGTCATATGCGGCAATGGTAATTAGCGTAAACCTTACCACCATGGAAAGGTCAAGCATCCCTCTCAAATTGGATCTAAAGTGCCCCGCGAGATCCTCCCGTGTTTTCACTCTCTCGAATGCACATTACTCGTCAATTTTCGCGACTCTAAGCCTCAACGCGTTACCGATCACGCTCACAGATGACAACGCCATAGCCGCCGCCGCAATGACGGGAGAGAGAAGGACGCCAAAAATCGGATACAGCACACCGGCGGCAACGGGAATGCCCGCCGCGTTATAAATAAACGCAAAAAACAAGTTCTCTTTGATGTTTCGCATCGTTGCTTGGGAAGCACGCCGTGCGCGTACGATGCCCATGAGGTCGCCTTTCAGCAGCGTCACGCCGGCGCTTTCCATCGCCACGTCAGTACCGGTCCCCATGGCTATACCAACGTTAGCGGCGGCCAAAGCGGGCGCATCATTGACGCCGTCACCAGCCATGGCAACAATTCTGCCCTCTGCCTGGAAGCGCTTTACGGCAGCGCTTTTATCTTCGGGCAGCACTTCGCCTATAGCCTCATCGATGCCGAGCTGCTCGGCAACGGCACGCGCAGTCGCTTTGCTGTCCCCGGTAAGCATCACAACTCTGACTCCCGACCTGTGTAGCGCATCGATCGCCTGGGGTGTCGACTCCTTGATGGGATCGGTGATGCTAACGAACCCGGCGTAGTGACTATCAATCCCGACATAAATGACTGTGGCGCCTTTCGCTCGTAGCGAATCGCCCGAGTCCTCGGCTGATATCACAATGCCGTGCTCTGCCAAGAATTTGGCGCTGCCGCAAACAATGTGCTTTTTGTCGACGGTTCCAATTACCCCCTTACCAACGGGAGAATCAAAATTCTCTACGGGTAAAAGCGCCAACTTCGCCTCTTGTGCAGCATCGACGATCGCAGTGGCTAATGGGTGCTCGCTGGCGCGCTCCACGCTGGCCAGCATTTGCAGCAGCACAGCGCGGTCTACGGCTGCCGCGGGCTGAATACTGGTGACCTTTGGTTTGCCTTCGGTCAACGTCCCCGTCTTGTCCACAATTACCAAATCAACTTTCTGCATCTGCTCGAGCACTTCGGCGTCTCGGATAAGCACCCCATGCTGTGCAGCACGCCCCACCCCGACCATGATCGACATAGGTGTAGCCAGCCCCAACGCGCAAGGGCACGCAATGATCAGCACAGACACCATCGCGATGAGTGCATACGTGAAGGCAGGAGCCGGTCCCCAGTAAAGCCAGGCGGCAAAGGCAACCACAGATGCCACGATTACCGCAGGCACGAACCAGCCAGCCACTTGATCAGCCAGCCGCTGAATTGGCGCTCGACTGCGTTGCGCGGCCGCGACCATCTGTACGATTTGCGCTAGAAGCGTATCTGCCCCTACCCGCTCTGCCCGCATGACGAAACTACCAGTTTGGTTCAGCGTCCCCGCAGTAACAGAGGACCCTGGCGCCTTTGTCACCGGAATTGGTTCACCCGTTATCATCGATTCATCTACGGTGCATCGTCCCTCCAGAACCTCCCCGTCTACAGGGACTTTCTCACCCGGCCGAACTCGCAGTCGCTCGCCGACTTGGATCGACTCCAACGCGACAGTCTCGTCGCTGTCATCTTCTCTGACCCTAACCGCCGTCTTTGGCGCGAGGTTCAACAGCGCTTTAATCGCTCCAGAAGTCCGCTCTCGTGCGCGCAGCTCCAGCAGCTGCCCCAGTAGGACAAGCACCGTAATAACAGCAGCCGCCTCAAAGTAGACTGCGACAGCTCCCTGAGTCCGAAAGTTTTCGGGGAACCATTGTGGCGCGACCGTGGCGACGACGCTATAGATCCACGCAACGCCAGTGCCCAATGCAATAAGTGTGAACATGTTCAGACTTCGAAACACGAGCGACTTCCACGCTCGCACGAAGAATGGCCATCCCGCCCACCACACTACGGGGGTGGCCAACACAAATTGCAGCCAATTCGATAACTGTGGACTCACCAGTCTATGAATGTCGAATAGGTGCCCTCCCATCTCGAGTACGACTACGGGCAACGTAAGCACCAGGCCGATCCAGAATCGACGAGAAAAGTCACGCAACTCGCTACTTTCTTGCTCGCCGTCTAACGACACAGTCACCGGCTCGAGCGCCATGCCACAGATAGGGCAACTGCCCGGTCCAATCTGCCGAATCTGCGGATGCATCGGACATGTGTATTCCGCACTCGATGATCCGGCACGCGATACGCCAGCGTCAGTCGTTCGGCCATGAGAGGAGCCATGATGATGGTCATGTCCTTCACAAGCGTGCCTCGTTGAAGGAGCCTTAGCGTCCTTCTCATCCCGATGATGACTGTGCTGGAACGCGTGTGTCGCAGGCCCATGCTTGTGGTCCGCCAAGTCCTGCTTTGGTAATGACTTCCGCGCCATGCCAACCTCCAGTGACTGAGGTTCTAAGCCTAAACCTTCCCCCCATTGGAATGTCAAGCTCTAAAGCTGGGCATTCAGCAAAACTATCGAGCCATAATCTCGATAGCGATACC
Proteins encoded in this region:
- a CDS encoding multicopper oxidase family protein, which translates into the protein MTLTRRSFLTGAGLAGGSFLAGSLLWPSRANSASTALRIPELIDARTKGQAIVLTAQSGRTAFYSGRESDTLGYNGSYLGPTLRVHRGDDVQIAVTNSLREDTTVHWHGLLIPGELDGGPHQTIRPGATWRPVLPIRQPAATLWYHSHAHGRTAEQVYAGLAGVLIVSDDEERALGLPSEYGVDDLPLVLQDRQFQDGMLVLPQGMMSMMHGRRGDTLMVNGTVNPVARVPRRLVRLRLVNGANSRDFDLAFDDGRSFQWIASEGGLLEGPVELRSLRLAPGERAEIIVDFSDGRPALLEAGPDNTMSMMMRTMTGVTNLGGIGRETVVRFEPQSGEALVKAVPDKLVSWERPNVSNAVRRRRFEMNIGMGGQMRGGMTMFGINGRAFDMSRIDERIRLGDTEIWEVSGEMMAHPFHIHGVHFEVLSRNGSSPGIRDQGLRDTVIVQEPVELLVKFSQTAVSSPFMYHCHILEHEDAGMMGQFLIS
- a CDS encoding copper-transporting P-type ATPase, with protein sequence MHPQIRQIGPGSCPICGMALEPVTVSLDGEQESSELRDFSRRFWIGLVLTLPVVVLEMGGHLFDIHRLVSPQLSNWLQFVLATPVVWWAGWPFFVRAWKSLVFRSLNMFTLIALGTGVAWIYSVVATVAPQWFPENFRTQGAVAVYFEAAAVITVLVLLGQLLELRARERTSGAIKALLNLAPKTAVRVREDDSDETVALESIQVGERLRVRPGEKVPVDGEVLEGRCTVDESMITGEPIPVTKAPGSSVTAGTLNQTGSFVMRAERVGADTLLAQIVQMVAAAQRSRAPIQRLADQVAGWFVPAVIVASVVAFAAWLYWGPAPAFTYALIAMVSVLIIACPCALGLATPMSIMVGVGRAAQHGVLIRDAEVLEQMQKVDLVIVDKTGTLTEGKPKVTSIQPAAAVDRAVLLQMLASVERASEHPLATAIVDAAQEAKLALLPVENFDSPVGKGVIGTVDKKHIVCGSAKFLAEHGIVISAEDSGDSLRAKGATVIYVGIDSHYAGFVSITDPIKESTPQAIDALHRSGVRVVMLTGDSKATARAVAEQLGIDEAIGEVLPEDKSAAVKRFQAEGRIVAMAGDGVNDAPALAAANVGIAMGTGTDVAMESAGVTLLKGDLMGIVRARRASQATMRNIKENLFFAFIYNAAGIPVAAGVLYPIFGVLLSPVIAAAAMALSSVSVIGNALRLRVAKIDE